The proteins below come from a single Streptomyces sp. B3I8 genomic window:
- a CDS encoding ABC transporter ATP-binding protein — protein sequence MAGPMGRMAAGRGAPDQRSMDFKGSGKRLLAQFRPERATLLVMLACGVASVTLSVLGPKILGRATDLVFAGIIGRQLPAGTTREQVLESMRRRGDGAVADMLSGTHFTPGKGIDFGAVGDVLLLALGTFLVAGLLMAVSTRLSNRAINLTVSRLRRDVQGKLSRLPLSYFDKRQRGEVLSRATNDIDNIGQTLQQSMGQLVNSLLTIVGVLVMMFYVSWLLALVALVTVPLSFYVATRVGKRSQPHFVQQWRTTGKLNAHIEEMYTGHNLVKVFGRQDESAAAFAEQNDALYEAGFKAQFNSGIMQPLMMFVSNLNYVLVAVVGGLRVATGSLSIGDVQAFIQYSRQFSMPLTQVASMANLVQSGVASAERVFELLDAEEQSADAVPGEKPAELRGRVALEHVSFRYDPDKPLIEDLSLAVEPGHTVAIVGPTGAGKTTLVNLLMRFYEVTGGRITLDGVDVARMSREELRAGIGMVLQDTWLFGGTIAENIAYGASREVTRGEIEEAARAAHADRFVRTLPDGYDTVIDDEGSGVSAGEKQLITIARAFLSDPVILVLDEATSSVDTRTEVLIQKAMAKLAAGRTSFVIAHRLSTIRDADTILVMEDGSIVEQGSHDVLLASGGAYARLYRAQFAQAVAEVD from the coding sequence ATGGCCGGGCCCATGGGACGGATGGCGGCCGGGCGGGGCGCCCCCGACCAGCGATCGATGGACTTCAAGGGATCCGGCAAGCGGCTCCTCGCGCAGTTCCGTCCGGAGCGGGCGACGCTGCTGGTGATGCTGGCGTGCGGCGTGGCGAGCGTGACCCTGTCGGTGCTCGGGCCGAAGATCCTCGGCAGGGCGACCGACCTGGTGTTCGCCGGCATCATCGGACGGCAGCTGCCCGCCGGCACCACCAGGGAACAGGTGCTGGAGTCGATGCGCAGGCGCGGCGACGGTGCCGTCGCCGACATGCTCTCCGGCACCCACTTCACCCCGGGCAAGGGCATCGACTTCGGCGCCGTGGGCGACGTCCTGCTGCTCGCGCTGGGCACGTTCCTCGTGGCCGGCCTGCTGATGGCGGTCTCCACCCGGCTGTCCAACCGGGCCATCAACCTGACGGTGTCCCGGCTGCGCAGGGACGTGCAGGGGAAACTGTCGCGGCTGCCGCTGTCGTACTTCGACAAGCGCCAGCGCGGTGAGGTGCTCAGCCGGGCCACCAACGACATCGACAACATAGGGCAGACGCTCCAGCAGTCGATGGGCCAGCTCGTCAACTCGTTGCTGACCATCGTCGGCGTGCTGGTGATGATGTTCTACGTCTCCTGGCTGCTGGCCCTGGTGGCGCTGGTCACCGTGCCGCTGTCGTTCTACGTCGCGACCCGCGTCGGCAAGCGGTCGCAGCCGCACTTCGTGCAGCAGTGGCGTACGACGGGCAAGCTCAACGCGCACATCGAGGAGATGTACACCGGGCACAACCTGGTGAAGGTGTTCGGGCGGCAGGACGAGTCGGCGGCGGCGTTCGCCGAGCAGAACGACGCGCTGTACGAGGCCGGGTTCAAGGCGCAGTTCAACAGCGGGATCATGCAGCCGCTGATGATGTTCGTGTCGAACCTGAACTATGTGCTGGTCGCCGTCGTCGGCGGGCTGCGGGTCGCCACGGGTTCGCTGTCCATCGGTGACGTGCAGGCGTTCATCCAGTACTCGCGGCAGTTCTCGATGCCGCTGACACAGGTCGCCTCGATGGCCAACCTGGTGCAGTCCGGGGTCGCCTCCGCCGAGCGGGTCTTCGAACTGCTCGACGCCGAGGAGCAGAGCGCGGACGCGGTGCCGGGCGAGAAGCCGGCCGAGCTGCGCGGGCGGGTCGCGCTGGAGCACGTCTCCTTCCGCTACGACCCCGACAAGCCGCTCATCGAGGACCTGTCGCTGGCGGTCGAGCCGGGCCACACGGTCGCCATCGTCGGCCCCACGGGCGCCGGCAAGACCACGCTGGTCAACCTGCTGATGCGGTTCTACGAGGTCACCGGCGGGCGGATCACGCTCGACGGGGTGGACGTCGCGCGGATGTCCCGCGAGGAACTGCGCGCGGGCATCGGCATGGTGCTCCAGGACACCTGGCTGTTCGGCGGCACGATCGCGGAGAACATCGCGTACGGGGCCTCCCGCGAGGTGACCCGCGGGGAGATCGAGGAGGCCGCGCGGGCGGCGCACGCGGACCGGTTCGTGCGGACGCTGCCGGACGGGTACGACACGGTGATCGACGACGAGGGTTCCGGGGTGAGCGCGGGCGAGAAGCAGCTCATCACGATCGCGCGGGCGTTCCTGTCGGATCCGGTGATCCTCGTGCTGGACGAGGCGACGAGTTCCGTGGACACGCGGACGGAGGTGCTGATCCAGAAGGCGATGGCGAAGCTGGCGGCGGGGCGGACGTCGTTCGTGATCGCACACCGGCTGTCCACGATCCGGGACGCGGACACGATCCTGGTGATGGAGGACGGCTCGATCGTGGAGCAGGGGTCCCACGATGTGCTGTTGGCCTCGGGCGGTGCGTACGCCCGTCTGTACCGGGCGCAGTTCGCGCAGGCGGTGGCGGAGGTCGACTGA
- a CDS encoding YtxH domain-containing protein, which yields MRYRLTFVVGVAVGYVLGTRAGRERYEQLRQSARRMAQNPAVRNTAESAAQQGREFAGKAYDAVSDRVGDRMPDSVSRRVQTLREHSSAGSGRDDWGTSNT from the coding sequence ATGCGCTATCGGCTGACGTTCGTGGTCGGAGTGGCCGTGGGCTACGTACTGGGTACACGGGCCGGACGCGAGCGTTACGAGCAACTGAGGCAGTCGGCACGGCGAATGGCTCAGAACCCCGCCGTCCGCAACACCGCGGAGTCCGCGGCCCAGCAGGGCCGGGAATTCGCGGGCAAGGCCTACGACGCGGTGAGCGACCGGGTGGGCGACCGCATGCCCGACTCGGTCAGCCGGCGCGTGCAGACGCTGCGCGAGCACAGCTCGGCCGGGTCCGGCCGGGACGACTGGGGCACGAGCAACACCTGA
- the fxsA gene encoding FxSxx-COOH cyclophane-containing RiPP peptide — protein sequence MDTSEPEYASVLVDVANVPMDALEDLPETALSAVLRELREPSAESYAAFESAL from the coding sequence ATGGACACGAGCGAACCCGAGTACGCCTCGGTTCTGGTGGATGTCGCGAACGTGCCCATGGACGCGCTGGAGGACCTGCCGGAGACAGCGCTGTCGGCGGTGCTGAGGGAATTGCGTGAACCGTCGGCGGAATCGTACGCCGCCTTCGAGTCCGCCCTCTAG
- a CDS encoding FGGY-family carbohydrate kinase, producing the protein MGIVAGLDSSPDFTRIVVCDTDTGAVLRQGYAPHPLEPREGGGRPSDVDPQAWLLSLGDAASGGLLEGVQAIGVSAQAGAVVPLDSQGTTVRPALVGADKRAQVAAADLIDALGGRQAWAQSVGCVPGAAQPVTKLRWLAKNEPENAARTAVLLQAHDWLVWQLLGRPVRRTTDRGAASGTGYWSAATGAYRPDLVELALGHHAMLPEVLGPSDAAGRTPEGLLISAGTGETMAAAFGLGIGLGDAVVSLGASGSVMAVHPEALVDPSGMITSLADATGMHLPVVTTTNAVRALRGAADLLGVPDLETLSELAMKSTPGSHGLVLLPYLEGERTPNLPHTAGTLAGLRRESMKPEHLARAAFEGMLCGLADALDVLRGRGVEVRRVFLLGAAAELPAVQAAAPSLFAAQVVVPQPADYAAIGSARQAAWALGASQGTLDPRTPPVWQGAAAQVLEAGEDLAVGQAVRQQYVSVREQTHPGAFRA; encoded by the coding sequence ATGGGGATAGTCGCCGGGTTGGACAGTTCGCCCGATTTCACTCGCATCGTCGTGTGTGACACGGACACGGGCGCCGTGCTCAGGCAGGGTTACGCGCCACATCCGCTGGAACCGCGCGAGGGCGGCGGCCGCCCCTCCGACGTCGATCCGCAGGCCTGGCTGCTCTCCCTCGGCGACGCGGCGAGCGGCGGTCTCCTCGAAGGCGTGCAGGCGATCGGCGTCTCCGCTCAGGCGGGGGCGGTGGTGCCGCTCGACTCCCAGGGCACCACCGTGCGCCCGGCGCTGGTCGGCGCCGACAAGCGGGCGCAGGTGGCGGCCGCCGATCTGATCGACGCGCTCGGCGGGCGGCAGGCGTGGGCGCAGTCGGTGGGCTGCGTCCCGGGGGCCGCGCAGCCGGTGACGAAGCTGCGCTGGCTGGCCAAGAACGAACCGGAGAACGCGGCGCGCACCGCCGTACTGCTGCAGGCGCACGACTGGCTGGTGTGGCAGTTGCTGGGGCGGCCGGTGCGCAGGACCACGGACCGGGGCGCCGCCTCGGGCACCGGCTACTGGTCGGCGGCGACCGGGGCGTACCGGCCGGACCTCGTGGAACTGGCGCTCGGCCACCACGCGATGCTGCCCGAGGTGCTCGGTCCCTCGGACGCGGCCGGGCGCACCCCGGAGGGCTTGCTGATCTCCGCGGGGACCGGCGAGACGATGGCCGCCGCGTTCGGGCTGGGCATCGGGCTCGGTGACGCGGTGGTGTCGCTGGGCGCCTCCGGCTCGGTGATGGCCGTGCACCCCGAGGCGCTGGTTGACCCGTCGGGCATGATCACCTCACTCGCGGACGCCACCGGGATGCATCTGCCGGTGGTCACCACGACCAACGCCGTACGGGCGCTGCGCGGTGCCGCCGATCTGCTCGGCGTGCCGGATCTGGAGACGCTGTCGGAGCTGGCGATGAAGTCGACGCCCGGCTCGCACGGCCTGGTGCTGCTGCCCTACCTGGAGGGCGAGCGCACGCCGAACCTGCCGCACACCGCGGGCACGCTGGCGGGGCTGCGGCGCGAGTCGATGAAGCCGGAGCACCTGGCGCGGGCGGCGTTCGAGGGGATGCTGTGCGGGCTCGCGGACGCGCTGGACGTGCTGCGCGGGCGCGGCGTCGAGGTACGCCGGGTGTTCCTGCTCGGGGCGGCCGCGGAGCTGCCGGCCGTGCAGGCGGCGGCGCCCTCGCTGTTCGCCGCGCAGGTCGTCGTCCCCCAGCCGGCCGACTACGCGGCGATCGGCTCGGCACGGCAGGCGGCGTGGGCGCTCGGCGCCTCCCAGGGCACCCTGGACCCGCGCACCCCGCCGGTGTGGCAGGGCGCGGCCGCGCAGGTGCTGGAGGCCGGGGAGGACCTGGCGGTGGGTCAGGCGGTGCGGCAGCAGTACGTGTCGGTGCGCGAACAGACCCATCCCGGGGCGTTCCGGGCCTGA
- a CDS encoding TIR-like protein FxsC translates to MSPARRAVGGRVGGGGGLGVPLERESYFFLSYARQDDRDDVFVSRFYEDLVGELDRLGEDCSRQRPFRDVEQLALGADWERMLGREVGHCRAMVALCSPAYVHSLYCGKEWAAFQARVEDYRERTDIDVRALIPVIWAPLRGPVPEAISRYQFFEPGLGREYAEQGLMSLMRGDPTAYRRALRLIAKRVQYAAGLFRLPTVKELDLGAVRSLFPAQGAMAPTGRSTGHVRLFVAAGAADALPAGRQRHEYYGRSPLDWTPYHPPVHPTVAHRAQRVILEEEYTSSIEVVDDTLGSKLDEAMRENQPSVLLVDPWAARGAPYRAPLSDYDRRNHPVTGVLMPFHQSDDESGDRVLWDDVRQVFRRNWMRRNDPYDRLFRVLVDKEHFDDRLAEMVIVAQSRLIENAVPRRLPAGPPAPPMPGLAVPAQPPPGDRDDPSGRPPSAEDPDDDD, encoded by the coding sequence GTGTCCCCGGCCCGGCGCGCCGTCGGTGGCCGGGTGGGCGGCGGTGGGGGTTTGGGGGTGCCCTTGGAGCGGGAGTCGTACTTCTTCCTCAGCTACGCGCGCCAGGACGACCGCGATGACGTCTTCGTGAGCCGCTTCTACGAGGACCTGGTGGGCGAGCTGGACCGTCTCGGAGAGGACTGCAGCAGGCAGAGGCCCTTCCGGGACGTGGAACAGCTTGCCCTCGGGGCGGACTGGGAACGCATGCTCGGCCGGGAGGTGGGGCACTGCCGCGCCATGGTCGCCCTGTGTTCCCCCGCCTATGTGCACAGTCTCTACTGCGGCAAGGAGTGGGCGGCCTTCCAGGCCCGGGTGGAGGACTACCGGGAGCGCACCGACATCGACGTACGCGCGCTGATTCCCGTCATCTGGGCCCCGTTGCGCGGCCCGGTCCCCGAAGCGATCAGCCGCTACCAGTTCTTCGAGCCGGGGCTGGGCCGCGAGTACGCGGAACAGGGACTGATGAGTTTGATGCGCGGTGACCCCACCGCCTATCGCAGGGCGCTGCGGCTCATCGCCAAACGTGTGCAGTACGCCGCCGGACTGTTCCGGCTACCCACGGTCAAGGAGCTCGACCTGGGCGCTGTGCGAAGCCTTTTCCCGGCTCAGGGCGCCATGGCACCGACCGGACGCAGCACCGGCCACGTGCGGCTCTTCGTGGCAGCGGGAGCCGCGGACGCCCTGCCCGCCGGCAGGCAGCGGCACGAGTACTACGGCCGCTCGCCACTCGACTGGACCCCCTACCACCCGCCGGTCCACCCCACCGTCGCACACCGCGCCCAACGGGTGATCCTCGAGGAGGAGTACACCTCCAGCATCGAGGTCGTCGACGACACGCTCGGCAGCAAGCTCGACGAGGCGATGCGGGAGAACCAGCCCAGCGTGCTGCTGGTCGACCCCTGGGCCGCCCGCGGGGCGCCGTACCGCGCGCCGCTGTCCGACTACGACCGGCGGAACCATCCGGTCACCGGCGTCCTGATGCCTTTTCACCAGTCGGACGACGAGTCCGGTGACAGGGTGCTGTGGGACGACGTGCGTCAGGTTTTCCGGCGCAACTGGATGCGGCGCAACGATCCGTACGACCGACTCTTCCGGGTTCTGGTGGACAAGGAGCACTTCGACGACCGGCTGGCCGAGATGGTGATCGTGGCGCAGAGCCGATTGATCGAGAACGCCGTCCCCCGACGGCTGCCCGCCGGACCGCCCGCACCACCGATGCCGGGACTCGCCGTCCCCGCCCAGCCCCCGCCCGGCGACCGGGACGACCCGTCCGGTCGCCCTCCCTCAGCAGAGGATCCCGACGATGACGACTGA
- a CDS encoding ABC transporter ATP-binding protein, producing MLIRLLRAHLRPYRKPLALLVLLQLMQTSATLYLPTLNADIIDNGVVKGDTDYILTFGALMVGISLVQVVCNVGAVYIGARTASALGRDVRAAVFDRVQSFSARELGQFGAPSLITRTTNDVQQVQMLTLMTFTLVASAPIMCVGGIVMALGLDVPLSGVLVAVVPVLAICVTLLVRRLRPLFRGMQVRLDTVNRVLREQISGNRVIRAFVRDGYEKDRFAGANGELTEVSLGTGRILALMFPMVMTVVNLSSIAVLWFGAHRIDSGGMQIGDLTAFLAYLMQIVMSVMMATFMFMMMPRAEVCAERIQEVLDTSSSVVPPSAPVLELRRHGHLELRGAGFAYPGAEEPVLRGIDMVARPGETTAVIGSTGSGKSTLLGLVPRLFDATDGTVLVDGVDVREIGPKLMARTVGMVPQKPYLFAGTVATNLRYGNPDATDEELWHALEVAQAKEFVTALEGGLDAPIAQGGTNVSGGQRQRLAIARTLVQRPEIYLFDDSFSALDYATDAALRAALARETAEATVVIVAQRVSTIRDADRILVLDEGRVVGAGRHHELMADNETYREIVLSQLTEAEAA from the coding sequence GTGCTCATACGACTCCTCCGGGCCCACCTCAGGCCCTACCGGAAACCCCTCGCGCTGCTGGTCCTGCTGCAGCTCATGCAGACCTCAGCCACCCTCTATCTGCCCACCCTGAACGCGGACATCATCGACAACGGTGTCGTCAAGGGCGACACGGACTACATCCTCACCTTCGGCGCGCTGATGGTCGGCATCTCGCTGGTCCAGGTCGTGTGCAACGTGGGGGCCGTGTACATCGGCGCCCGTACCGCGTCCGCGCTCGGCCGGGACGTGCGGGCCGCGGTCTTCGACCGGGTGCAGTCGTTCTCCGCCCGCGAGCTCGGACAGTTCGGGGCGCCCTCCCTCATCACCCGCACCACCAATGACGTCCAGCAGGTGCAGATGCTGACGCTGATGACGTTCACGCTGGTGGCGTCCGCACCGATCATGTGCGTGGGCGGCATCGTGATGGCGCTCGGTCTGGACGTGCCGCTGTCCGGGGTGCTGGTCGCCGTGGTCCCGGTGCTCGCCATCTGCGTCACCCTGCTGGTACGGCGGCTGCGTCCGCTGTTCCGGGGCATGCAGGTCCGCCTGGACACCGTGAACCGGGTGCTGCGCGAGCAGATCAGCGGCAACCGTGTGATCCGCGCCTTCGTGCGCGACGGCTACGAGAAGGACCGGTTCGCCGGCGCCAACGGCGAGCTGACCGAGGTGTCGTTGGGCACCGGACGCATCCTGGCGCTGATGTTCCCCATGGTGATGACCGTGGTGAACCTCTCCTCGATCGCCGTCCTCTGGTTCGGCGCGCACCGCATCGACAGCGGCGGCATGCAGATCGGCGACCTCACCGCGTTCCTCGCCTATCTGATGCAGATCGTCATGTCCGTGATGATGGCCACCTTCATGTTCATGATGATGCCGCGCGCGGAGGTCTGCGCCGAGCGCATCCAGGAGGTGCTGGACACCTCCAGCAGCGTGGTGCCGCCGTCGGCCCCGGTCCTCGAACTGCGCCGGCACGGGCACCTGGAGCTGCGCGGGGCGGGCTTCGCCTACCCGGGCGCCGAGGAGCCGGTGCTGCGCGGCATCGACATGGTCGCCCGGCCGGGCGAGACCACGGCCGTCATCGGGTCCACCGGCAGCGGCAAGTCGACGCTGCTGGGGCTGGTCCCCCGGCTGTTCGACGCCACCGACGGCACGGTCCTCGTCGACGGCGTCGACGTCCGGGAGATCGGCCCGAAGCTGATGGCCAGGACCGTCGGCATGGTGCCGCAGAAGCCGTACCTGTTCGCGGGGACGGTCGCCACCAACCTGCGCTACGGCAACCCGGACGCGACCGACGAGGAGCTGTGGCACGCGCTGGAGGTGGCGCAGGCCAAGGAGTTCGTCACCGCGCTGGAGGGCGGCCTCGACGCGCCGATCGCCCAGGGCGGCACCAATGTGTCGGGCGGTCAGCGCCAGCGTCTGGCCATCGCCCGGACGCTGGTGCAGCGCCCGGAGATCTATCTGTTCGACGACTCCTTCTCCGCGCTCGACTACGCCACCGACGCGGCCCTGCGCGCGGCGCTCGCCCGCGAGACCGCCGAGGCGACCGTGGTGATCGTCGCCCAGCGGGTGTCGACCATCCGTGACGCCGACCGGATCCTGGTGCTGGACGAGGGCCGGGTCGTCGGCGCCGGACGGCACCACGAACTGATGGCGGACAACGAGACCTACCGGGAGATCGTGCTCTCCCAGCTGACGGAAGCGGAGGCCGCCTGA